The segment CTGATAGGGGCGGTCACACCGGCGATCATCGCACCACTTCTGGCGGGGCGTTTGCCGATTGATGTGACATTGGGCCCGGCATTGCCGTCGCTTCTGATTGCGACGGCGTTTGGCGTTCTGACCACACTGGTCTTTGCCATGCCGTCGCTTTTGCGCGCACGTGAAATTCCGGCAGCCCGGCTTTTCCGGGCCAGTGCGGGATTAATGAATGGCAGTGCGCTTCGCAAGCGTGACCTGCCCTATGTTGGTATTCCGCTTATCCTGTTGCTTCTGCTTACGGTGTTTACCGCAACAGATCGCGAGATCGCGCTTGGCTTTATCGCCGGGTCGCTTCTGGCGATTGCGGTTTTTGCCGCGGCAGGCAAGGCAATTGTATCGCTTTCAAAACGGATGACCGGCGGGCGGAATGCCTTTAGCCGACTGGCGCTGGCGAACCTGCACCGGCCGGGTGCGAGCACGGTGCCGGTTGCGCTGTCGCTTGGGCTTGGTCTGACGCTGCTGGTGACGATTTCGGGGATCGAAGGCAACCTTGATCACGAGATCAACGAGAATTTGCCGGACTCCGCCCCGGCGTTTTTCTTCCTTGATATCCAGCCTGATCAGATGGATCAGTTCAAAACGCAACTTCTTGAAAAAGATAACGTTTCGGATATCGAACAAACACCGATGCTGCGCGGGCGCGTGGTTGCGATTGACGGGGTCGATGCCAATGATGTTGGTCCGGGGGATGATCGCTGGTTCCTGCGCGGTGACCGTGGTCTGACCTTTGCCGCAAGCCCGCCGCCGGAAACCCAGATCGTGCGCGGGGAATGGTGGCCAGCCGATTATGACGATGCCGCCAAGCCGCTTGTTTCCATCTCGCGCGATATTGGCGAGGCATTTTCGCTGGAGCCCGGTGACACATTGACCGTCAATGTGCTGGGCCGGGATATTACCGCCGAGATTGCCAACTGGCGTGAAATCGAATGGCAAAGCCTTCGGATGAATTTCGCCATGGTGTTTTCGCCGGGCCTGATCGACAAGGCACCCTATAGCCTGATTGCGACGGCGCATATGCCGCGCGAGATGGAAGAACCGGTTGATCGCATGATCGGCATGGATTTCCCCAATGTGTCAGCCATCCGGGTGCGCGAGGCGCTTGAAGCCGCCAATGCCATTCTGGCCGGAATAGGAATCGCACTTAACGCGACCAGTTCAATCGCGATTGTCGCCGGTGTTCTGGTCCTTGCAGGCGCAGTCGCCGCCGGACGGCGCAAACGGATTTATGATGCGGTTGTTCTCAAGACCCTTGGGGCGACACGCGGCAATATCCTTTATGCCTATGCGCTGGAATACGGGATTTTGGGCCTTGCGACCGGGGTGATTGCCGCCCTGTTTGGCAGTCTTGCGGCATGGTCGGTTCTGGTGCTGATCATGGAAGCATCATGGACGTTCCTTCCGATGACGATCTTTGGTCCGATTGCGATTGGTCTGTTTGCGACCCTGTCGGCGGGCTTTATCGGAACGTGGCAGGCGTTACGCAGCCCTGCGGCACCGCTTTTGCGCAACGAGTAGCGGGCAGGACATAACACCAAAAAGGGCCGGTCCATCACAGACCGGCCCTTTTCATTTTGATTTGGTATCGGCCGGAACTATGCCAGATCGCGAAGGGCACGGCGGACGACCTTGCCGGTTGTCGTCATTGGCAATTGTTCTATGAAGGCGATTTCACGCGGATATTCGTGTGCTGCCAGACGGGTTTTGACGAAATCACGGATATCGGCCTCAAGCTCCGGACTTTGGGCAAAGCCATCGG is part of the Thalassospira lucentensis genome and harbors:
- a CDS encoding ABC transporter permease, with product MSSISQSTNGTEKLWSIAWRVCRRELRGGFSGFRIFLACLALGVGSIAAVGNVSESVLNALERDGRALLGGDVELRLVHMPASEEQQTWLSENTERMGELATMRATAYGPEQRRLVELKAVDDVYPLFGEMELADGIPFDGALSKKDGVWGGVAEAGLLERLKINVGDTVRLGDINIQVRGVIATEPDKAVGFFNFGPRLMVSMDALADTGLVQPGSLINYYYALDLNDAETPKVFRDRLDAQFEDAGWRVRDVSDANPGLRRFIERLTLFLTLVGLSALLVGGIGVANAVRSHIESKTSVIATLKSIGASHGLVLRIYFLQILMLSLVGIGIGLLIGAVTPAIIAPLLAGRLPIDVTLGPALPSLLIATAFGVLTTLVFAMPSLLRAREIPAARLFRASAGLMNGSALRKRDLPYVGIPLILLLLLTVFTATDREIALGFIAGSLLAIAVFAAAGKAIVSLSKRMTGGRNAFSRLALANLHRPGASTVPVALSLGLGLTLLVTISGIEGNLDHEINENLPDSAPAFFFLDIQPDQMDQFKTQLLEKDNVSDIEQTPMLRGRVVAIDGVDANDVGPGDDRWFLRGDRGLTFAASPPPETQIVRGEWWPADYDDAAKPLVSISRDIGEAFSLEPGDTLTVNVLGRDITAEIANWREIEWQSLRMNFAMVFSPGLIDKAPYSLIATAHMPREMEEPVDRMIGMDFPNVSAIRVREALEAANAILAGIGIALNATSSIAIVAGVLVLAGAVAAGRRKRIYDAVVLKTLGATRGNILYAYALEYGILGLATGVIAALFGSLAAWSVLVLIMEASWTFLPMTIFGPIAIGLFATLSAGFIGTWQALRSPAAPLLRNE